From the genome of Meles meles unplaced genomic scaffold, mMelMel3.1 paternal haplotype, whole genome shotgun sequence, one region includes:
- the LOC123936095 gene encoding olfactory receptor 15-like produces MRNNSFQVGFILLGFTKWPHLEIILFWIVIILYAMIILSNSTIILLSCVDIHLYTPMYFFLSNLSFLDLCFTTTAVPQMLSNLWGPDKSITYTGCVIQLSVFLCLGATEGVMLVMMAFDRYVAICQPLHYTIIMNHQFCWKLVLIAWLSGLMESVTQSPITFQLPFCTHHHLDDFLCEVPAFIRLACGDTSAIEWQMTISADLFTIVPVVLILTSYGCIARALGKLHSEEGRKKAIATCSSHLIVVFMFYGTVAMVYADPKNHFASNYGKIFTFFYTLVTPLLNPLIYTLRNKEVKDALQRLLNKMMHK; encoded by the coding sequence ATGAGAAACAACAGTTTCCAAGTAGGCTTTATTCTTCTTGGCTTCACTAAATGGCCCCATCTGGAAATAATTCTCTTCTGGATAGTGATCATTTTATATGCCATGATCATCCTCTCCAACTCAACCATTATCTTGCTCTCTTGTGTGGACATTCATCTCTACActcccatgtatttctttcttagcaatctttccttcttggATCTCTGCTTCACTACAACTGCTGTGCCTCAGATGTTGTCTAATTTGTGGGGGCCAGACAAGAGCATCACCTACACAGGCTGTGTCATTCAACTATCTGTGTTCCTCTGCCTTGGGGCAACAGAAGGTGTTATGTTGGTGATGATGGCCTTTGACCGCTATGTTGCTATTTGCCAGCCTCTGCATTATACCATCATCATGAATCATCAGTTCTGTTGGAAACTGGTACTAATAGCCTGGCTGTCTGGATTGATGGAATCTGTAACCCAATCTCCCATCACATTCCAGCTTCCTTTTTGCACCCACCACCACCTGGATGATTTTCTGTGCGAAGTTCCTGCCTTCATACGCCTAGCATGTGGAGATACCTCAGCCATTGAGTGGCAAATGACCATCTCTGCTGACCTTTTCACCATTGTACCAGTGGTATTGATCCTGACTTCTTATGGCTGTATAGCTCGAGCCTTGGGGAAACTCCActcagaagagggaaggaaaaaagccaTTGCCACCTGTTCTTCCCACCTTATTGTGGTCTTCATGTTTTATGGGACAGTGGCCATGGTTTATGCAGATCCTAAGAACCACTTTGCTTCAAATTATGGCAAGATCTTCACTTTCTTCTACACTTTGGTCACACCACTGTTGAATCCTCTCATCTATACTCTaaggaacaaagaagtaaaagatgctCTGCAAAGACTGCTAAATAAAATGATGCACAAATGA